The Methanopyrus kandleri AV19 DNA segment CGTACTCGGTCGCCCGAAGCGTCGTCCAGCAGCGTCACGGCCTCCGCGGAGGCGACCTCCCTCAGAGTGTCCTCGCTTACCACGTTCCAACGCACGTCGCAACCCGTTACGACCACGAGATCGAACCCGTCGAGATCGGGTATCTCCGACTCCTCGACCTCCTCGTACTCCGCCCCCGCCAACCTGCAGCCTTCCTCCACGCATGGGTGGGCTTCACCGTCCTCGGGTAGTACGTGCAACACACTCCTCGGCTCGAGGGCCAGGATCGTCGCGATAACGGCCGCCGTCGTCCTAGGGGCCACCAGTACCTCGTACTCCGGAGCGTCGAAGTGCTCCCGACAGAGCTCCCGGATCTCCGGCAAAATCAGCGCTTCCGACAGATAGGTACGGAGCTCGTCCGAGGCAGCGTCGACCTTCGGTCGCGACGCCAACCCGGTGAAGTCGTAGAGTGGGTCGCCCCGCGAGATCCTCTCCCTGATTATCTCCAACGCTCGATCCCTAACCTTCATCGACCGAACACCCGCCGCAGGCTGGCTTCCAATATCTCGCACCGATTCGACCCTACCGCACCGCAGTACCCACAACCTGGACACTCCCGACGGAAACCTCGAGCCGCCTCCTCCGGGGGAACCTCCCGCCACCGCCCGAGAACGCGCTCTCCCCACCGTAGCGACTCCTCGCTGGCGACCTTCCGGATCTCGCCCTCGGGACGTAACCACCTCCAAACGTGATACCGGAGCCAATCGCGCGGCAACCCGTGCCTCTCGCGGTATCGCTCGAGCGTTTCCATCCACCCCTCCCAAAGTTCGGGATGTACGCGCTCCGATAGCCTGAAGTCCCCGACTTTGCTCGCCGGGCACATGTAACACCCTATTCTGTCGAACCCCTCATCGTAAAGCGGGTTGTACGGTAAATCCTTGGAGTGCACGCACAACCAGACGTCCAGGGACGACCAATCGAAGATAGGGGCCACGTTCACCTGTCCCGGCACCGCGTCGCTGTCCCACACCCTACCCCGCTCGGATCGGGCCTCGGACTCGTACCTTCGGACGCCCACCAGCGTGTAACACCCTCGGCCGAACTCGGAGCGAACGTACCTCGTAACAGGGGTGAGCTTCGCGGCCAGCGTGCACCACCTGTTATCTCGAGAAGGAGGTAGTAGAGCTTCCGTCACCCGGTGGAATATCTCCGGGTCCCCTTCGACTATTTCCACGTCGATACCCACGGCCTCGGCGGCCCGGTCCGCTGCCTCCACGGTCTCCGGCAACTCCATACCCGTGTCCACGAAGAGCGCGCGCTCCACCCCCGCCTCCGCGGCCACCACTAAGGTGACCAGACTGTCCTTGCCGCCCGAGAAGGAGGCGAAGGTCCGGGACGGGCTCACGTTCTCCCGGGCGAACGTCACCGCCTCCTCCAGCCGTTCCGAAACGTACTCCTCGTGCGCCCGCGCCACGTCCTCGAAGTCCCTGCCGCGGAAGTACGTTGGAGACCCCTCTACGGCACCTCTCACCTCCACGGCCAGTCCGCGGTTCCGGCGGACCATTTCGTCCCCCGACATCCTGGCCCGACCGAAGGCCACCGGGCGACCCCCGTGTTCGATCACCACCCACTCACCGGGCTCGACGTCGTCCGCGGACGTCACGCCCGGCGCGAACAGGTTCTTCCCCTCCCTCACCGCCTCCGCGGCCCCACGGTCCACCTCGATCGATTTCCCGCCCAACTCGTGGAGACGCCGCGCCCCCTCCGGCTTGAGCACGATCGTCCAACGGTCCTTCCGTAAGTCGTACCGCAGCGCCAGTACCGGCTCGGCGGCGACGATCTCGTCCAGGTAATCGAGATCAGGCGCACGATTCGCGAGGAGCAGCTCGTCGTCACGCACGAGATCGGCCGGTAATCCCTCCTCCACCAAAACCTCACGGATGAACTCCAAGTAGCCGGGGCCTACCGGTCGGAGCTCCGCCGGAGGGGTCACGCGTAGCGGGTCCGTACCTTCACCACACTCCGGACACCGACGCAGCGGCGTGACGAGCTCGCACTCCTGGCACACGTAGGCGGGGGCCTTACCCGGGAGCTTCTCCATCCCAGTACCCCCGGTAGACCTCCGCGAACCCCTCCACGCCCAGCCGGTTGACCGCCGCCTCGGTCGCGCGCAGGGCCCGCTCGATCCTCCCGCGCCACGTGCCCTCCAGGCGCTCGGCGGCCGCGAGCTCCGCCCGCAGTCGATCCAAGGTCACTTCCAGTCGTCCGGGATCGGTGGACCCCTCCACGGGGCGCCGGAGCGTCCTCTTCAGACTCAGGACTTCGCGGACCTCCTCGACCCGCAGCTTCACCCCTTCCCGTTCGAGCTCCTCGACCACCCGATCCGCCCGCTCGGGGCTCATGGGAACTCCTTCGCGGTCCAGCCGCGCCGAGACCCTGCCCACGACCTTGTGCGCCTCCCGGAACGTCAGTCCCGCCCGCTCCGCCACGAGCTCCGCCAGGTCGACGGCGGCCGCGTGCGATCCCAGGACGGTACCCCGGGCCGCCTCCTCGTCCACGTCCAGTCCCTCGACCACCTTACGGAGCACCCGCACGCACAGCTCGAACCGGTTCACCGAGTCCCATAGCAGGCCGTTCAACACCTGGAGGTCCCGGTTGTAGAACATCGGAAGCTTACCGTGGACGGCGTCCCCGAGCCCCTTCAGTCCCGCGACTACGGTCAGCTCGGCCCGGACGAGCTCCAGCGCGTCCGGGTTCTTCTTGTGCGGCATCACCGAGCTCGTCGACGACAGCTCGTCCGGGGGCTCCACCACCCCGAGCTCGTCGGAGCACAGCTGTATCAGGTCCCCGGCCAACCTGGTCAGCTCCGAGGCCGCGGTGGCCAGTCTCCCGAGGAACTCCAGGATCGGTCCCCTCAACGCCGTGGCCTCACCGCAGTGCCGCGCCGGTTTCCGGAAGCCCAGCAACGCGGCCTCCCGGTGCCTGTCCACAGGAACCGTCGATCCCGGGAACGCGGAGCACCCCAGCGGGCACTCGTCCATCCCCGGGACCCTGAGCAACCCCCGGGCGGAACGCGCGACCGCCGCCGCGTAGGTGGACATCCAGAACCCGATCGTGCACGGCTGCGCCCGCTTCAGGTGCGTGTACCCGGCGATCGGTACCTCGGCGTGCTCCCGGGCCAGGTCCAGCAGCGCCCTCCCGAGCCCGACCAGCTCGCGCGACAGGTCCAGCGCGCGCTCCCTCAGCCGCATCCGCACGCTCGTCGCCACCTGGTCGTTCCTGCTCCTGCCGAGCTGCAGCCATCCGGCTTCCTCGCCGACCACTTCGTGTAGCCTCGACTCTATGGCCTCGTGGACGTCCTCGGCGTCCTCGGGCAGCCGGTCGGGACCTTCCTCGAGAACCGTTACGAGACCCTCAACGATTCCCGCCGCGGTTGAGCGATCTATCCTCCCGGCCTCCCACAGTGACACCGCGTGGACCACCGAGTTCCACACGTCGCAGTGGAAGATCTCCCGGTCCTGCTCCAGCGACGATGACAATTCCGCGAAGTCCGGGTCGCGGCCGCCGGAGACGCGACCGCCCCGGTAGGACGGTCTCCCCAGTGCCAATCTCGTCACACCCACAGGGTCGGTGGGGGTAACTCCGGTCATCCCGGGGGGATGGGCACATACGTCGCGGCTGACGTGCACGTCGTTCCCCTACGGTTAAAAGGTAACCGGTCAGGCTGCGCCGCGTAGCCGTGAGCGGGGGGAAACGACACTGATATTCCCGATGGCACTCCTCCTCACGCTGATCCTCGCATTGGGCTTCACAAGTCTCCCGCTCAACGCCCCACCTCATCTCAGCGCGGACGTGCCCGACACGTACCCCTGGGTCGGTGTGTACCCACCGGACGTGGAGGTCACGTACGTCAACAACTGGGACCCGAACCTCAACC contains these protein-coding regions:
- a CDS encoding TIGR03576 family pyridoxal phosphate-dependent enzyme, producing MKVRDRALEIIRERISRGDPLYDFTGLASRPKVDAASDELRTYLSEALILPEIRELCREHFDAPEYEVLVAPRTTAAVIATILALEPRSVLHVLPEDGEAHPCVEEGCRLAGAEYEEVEESEIPDLDGFDLVVVTGCDVRWNVVSEDTLREVASAEAVTLLDDASGDRVRRLHGQKPGPRYGFDLVVTSCDKLMDGPRAGVLIGRDDLVEGVRRVCEGYGWTVDGPTLAAVKRAFEEFELSSLEARLKELERVYERLKDELDVERTGAGLVFHGVEREVEIGLGLLRRYGIMTITALGYERVDRTLRFNLLTEDAERFGYDRFVEVVKGELS
- a CDS encoding phosphoadenosine phosphosulfate reductase family protein, which codes for MEKLPGKAPAYVCQECELVTPLRRCPECGEGTDPLRVTPPAELRPVGPGYLEFIREVLVEEGLPADLVRDDELLLANRAPDLDYLDEIVAAEPVLALRYDLRKDRWTIVLKPEGARRLHELGGKSIEVDRGAAEAVREGKNLFAPGVTSADDVEPGEWVVIEHGGRPVAFGRARMSGDEMVRRNRGLAVEVRGAVEGSPTYFRGRDFEDVARAHEEYVSERLEEAVTFARENVSPSRTFASFSGGKDSLVTLVVAAEAGVERALFVDTGMELPETVEAADRAAEAVGIDVEIVEGDPEIFHRVTEALLPPSRDNRWCTLAAKLTPVTRYVRSEFGRGCYTLVGVRRYESEARSERGRVWDSDAVPGQVNVAPIFDWSSLDVWLCVHSKDLPYNPLYDEGFDRIGCYMCPASKVGDFRLSERVHPELWEGWMETLERYRERHGLPRDWLRYHVWRWLRPEGEIRKVASEESLRWGERVLGRWREVPPEEAARGFRRECPGCGYCGAVGSNRCEILEASLRRVFGR
- the argH gene encoding argininosuccinate lyase, whose protein sequence is MALGRPSYRGGRVSGGRDPDFAELSSSLEQDREIFHCDVWNSVVHAVSLWEAGRIDRSTAAGIVEGLVTVLEEGPDRLPEDAEDVHEAIESRLHEVVGEEAGWLQLGRSRNDQVATSVRMRLRERALDLSRELVGLGRALLDLAREHAEVPIAGYTHLKRAQPCTIGFWMSTYAAAVARSARGLLRVPGMDECPLGCSAFPGSTVPVDRHREAALLGFRKPARHCGEATALRGPILEFLGRLATAASELTRLAGDLIQLCSDELGVVEPPDELSSTSSVMPHKKNPDALELVRAELTVVAGLKGLGDAVHGKLPMFYNRDLQVLNGLLWDSVNRFELCVRVLRKVVEGLDVDEEAARGTVLGSHAAAVDLAELVAERAGLTFREAHKVVGRVSARLDREGVPMSPERADRVVEELEREGVKLRVEEVREVLSLKRTLRRPVEGSTDPGRLEVTLDRLRAELAAAERLEGTWRGRIERALRATEAAVNRLGVEGFAEVYRGYWDGEAPG